In Mucilaginibacter sp. KACC 22063, the genomic stretch CTGTTTTAATATCAATCCATGCACGGTGCAATGCGCCCACCGGGCCACCGCCCTGGTCTGCTTCATAGCCGGTTTTATTAACCAAGGTGCGCAGGTCGTGCGCAAACTCAGCACGCTCTGCCGCATACCTGATAAACGAAGCTTTTAAAACCGGGTCTTTGGCGTGTTCGGCAGCGGTTGAATAACCGTGCTGGCCATCGGTTGCAATTGTTATTAAATGATTTAACGCTGCAATATTTCTTTCTTGTGCGGTTTCCATAATGGTAAATGTTTAGTTAGATTACAAAGAAAGACCCGTATTGGTTTAATAGATTTTCTTTAAAGTACACTAATGCCTATTTTCGCCACATAACTACTGCTACTCAAAGTATGAAGAAATTAATGGTAGCTGCATTTGCCAGCTTATTATCTGTAACCGCTTTTGCGCAACAGCCCACATTTATTACAAACGATTTAGATACCTATGTTAAGCAAGGCTTAAAGGACTGGAACCTGCCCGGGCTTGCCATTGCCGTTGTTAAAGATGGCAAAGTAGTGGTAATGAAAGGTTATGGCGTGAAGGATGTTAAAACCAATGAGCCGGTAACCGAAAATACTTTGTTTATGATTGCCAGTAACAGTAAACTGTTTACCGGCACGGCATTAGCACAGTTAGAAGCAGAGAAAAAACTTTCATTGGATGATAAGATCAGTAAGTATTTCCCGGGTTATAGTTTGTATGATCCTAATACAACTGCGTTGGTAACCATTAAAGATATGCTTAGTCACCACCAGGGAACAAAAACATTTCAGGGTGATTTTACTTTCTGGAACTCGACGTTATCTCGTCAGGAGATTATGAACAGGATGAAACTGTTAAAGCCGGTTTATGAGTTCAGGCAGAACTTTGGTTACTGCAACAGCTGTTTCTTAACCGCCGGTCAGGTGATTGAAAAGGTAAGCGGTAAACCCTGGGAGCAGTACGTTCAGGACAATATTCTTACCCCGCTGGGCATGACGACAACCCACCCGTTGAGCAGCCAGATTGCGACCTACAAGGAAGCATCAAAACCATACACCACCAGTTTTACAGGCAAGCTTACCGAGCTGCCTTATGATAACGTAGATAACCTTGCACCGGCAGGCAGCATTATCAGTAATGTTAAAGATATGGCTAAATGGTTAACTATGCAGCTGGATAGCGGTAAGTTTGAGGGCAAGCAAATTATTCCGTGGACGGCTGTTCGTAAAACACGCGATGAGAACACCGTACTCAGCAGCCGTTTGTCGCCACGTTACCCACAGCATTTTCAAGGGTATGGATTAGGCGTATTCGAAGCAGATTACAATGGCAAGCAGATCTTCTGGCATACTGGTGGCGCAGACGGTTTCGTAACCAATACCTGCTTTGTACCTGAAGAACACCTGGCTATTACTATTTTAACCAATAATGATAATCAGAGCTTTTTTGAGGCTTTACGTTACCAGATATTGGATGCGTACTTAGGTGTGCCGTATGTTAACCGAAGCGAACAAGCTTTAAAAGGTTTCCGCCAGGAAATGGACGAAACGGTGAAGAAAACCGAAAGCATGCAGCAGCGTGTTAAAGGGCAGTCGCCTGAATTACCGTTAAAAGCTTATGCAGGGATTTACACCAATGAGCTTTATGGAAAAATCGAGATCGTACCCAATAAAAAAGACCTGCTGATTAAGTTTGGTTCACATAAATACCTGACAGCTACTGTGCAGTACATGGACAATAATGAGTGGCTGTTGACTTATAACAATCGTGCTTATGGTATTTTCCCTCTTAAATTTAAAACAGAGAACGGCAAGGTAGTATCAACCGAAATAAAGGTGAACGATGGATTGGAGTACGATCCTTACACTTTTACCAAAGCCAACTAATTTAAAAGCAATAGGTCGAAAGGTTCATCTGTGCCAAATTCTTGCC encodes the following:
- a CDS encoding ferritin-like domain-containing protein, encoding METAQERNIAALNHLITIATDGQHGYSTAAEHAKDPVLKASFIRYAAERAEFAHDLRTLVNKTGYEADQGGGPVGALHRAWIDIKTAVTSNDNKAVLQECITGDQAAVNAYQTELNDNWLTDEQRLVLERHLKLIKDALFYVEGEHRKLN
- a CDS encoding serine hydrolase, which encodes MKKLMVAAFASLLSVTAFAQQPTFITNDLDTYVKQGLKDWNLPGLAIAVVKDGKVVVMKGYGVKDVKTNEPVTENTLFMIASNSKLFTGTALAQLEAEKKLSLDDKISKYFPGYSLYDPNTTALVTIKDMLSHHQGTKTFQGDFTFWNSTLSRQEIMNRMKLLKPVYEFRQNFGYCNSCFLTAGQVIEKVSGKPWEQYVQDNILTPLGMTTTHPLSSQIATYKEASKPYTTSFTGKLTELPYDNVDNLAPAGSIISNVKDMAKWLTMQLDSGKFEGKQIIPWTAVRKTRDENTVLSSRLSPRYPQHFQGYGLGVFEADYNGKQIFWHTGGADGFVTNTCFVPEEHLAITILTNNDNQSFFEALRYQILDAYLGVPYVNRSEQALKGFRQEMDETVKKTESMQQRVKGQSPELPLKAYAGIYTNELYGKIEIVPNKKDLLIKFGSHKYLTATVQYMDNNEWLLTYNNRAYGIFPLKFKTENGKVVSTEIKVNDGLEYDPYTFTKAN